The genomic DNA ATCCTTGTCGCGTATCCGCTTAGCCTGCTTCAACGCCTTTTTGATGATCTCTATACCGTCTGGCGCGAATGATCTCAGATCCACATAGCCGGAGATCTCGACCATCGGTATCTTGACGTTCTCCTTCGCCAGGCGAGAGATTATCTTTATGTCCTCTTCTGTGAGCCCACTGTCTGAGAGGCTCTCCTCGCCGCTTATCGCGGTCTCCTCCAACGCCCCATACAGGCTGTTGTAGCTTTTCATCAGAGCATCCTTGACACGCTTCAGATCGTCCTCTCTCCCCTCATAGGCCATCTGAAGCCACTTCCACGCCTTCAGGTCGGCCTTCCACGCCTGGATCTTCTCCCTGCGCTGGTGCTCGTTGACGTCCTTCAGGGAGAGATCGATGTGATGCTTCGATTTATCGACATTCAGAACCTTGCAGACAATCTTCTGCCCCTCACGGACATGATCACGGATGTACTTGATCCAGCCGCTCGCCACCTCTGAGATGTGGATGAATCCCTTTTTGTCCACATACTCATCCAGTGTGACGAACGCACCAAAATCCAAGACCTGATCGACCGTGCATACAACCAGATCCCCAGGCTCCGGCCAACCTTCGCGCTGCATTCAGATCACTCTAGGACCTCGAGAATCTCTGTCTTGATGTCGGCCTTGCCGCCTCTCGGTTCGGCAAGCGTCCTGCCGCAGACGAGACATTTCACAACAGTGGCTGCCCTGCTGAATATCACCTGCACGTTCTCGCAGTCGTTGCACTTGACTCTGAGAAACTTTGACAGACTCATCCCTCCACAAGCTCGAATTTTCCGAGGCGTATTCCCTTTCTGTTATGAGCTTTCTTGCACAGGCTGCACCTGTATCTGAGGTTGACCCTCTTAGTCGGCTTGTCTCCACCAGGCACCTTTGAGAACTTGCCCTGGTTGCCCGTACCATTCGCCCTGGCTTTCTGTCTTGCGATACGCGTCATGGAGCGCGCCTGTCCCCTTCTGACCCTCTCCACAGTATGAGTTGTGTGCTTCTTGCAGAAAGGACAGTGAGCCTCAATCTCCTTTGGCATCTTCATGATTCATCCTCACTTCCACAGCTATCTTTTTGCTACA from Methanothrix thermoacetophila PT includes the following:
- a CDS encoding 30S ribosomal protein S27e; this translates as MSLSKFLRVKCNDCENVQVIFSRAATVVKCLVCGRTLAEPRGGKADIKTEILEVLE
- a CDS encoding translation initiation factor IF-2 subunit alpha, whose protein sequence is MQREGWPEPGDLVVCTVDQVLDFGAFVTLDEYVDKKGFIHISEVASGWIKYIRDHVREGQKIVCKVLNVDKSKHHIDLSLKDVNEHQRREKIQAWKADLKAWKWLQMAYEGREDDLKRVKDALMKSYNSLYGALEETAISGEESLSDSGLTEEDIKIISRLAKENVKIPMVEISGYVDLRSFAPDGIEIIKKALKQAKRIRDKDATLEIKYVGAPRYRIKVIAPDYKHAEAALKKSAQAAIKYMEQHGGEGAFVREA
- a CDS encoding 50S ribosomal protein L44e, with the protein product MKMPKEIEAHCPFCKKHTTHTVERVRRGQARSMTRIARQKARANGTGNQGKFSKVPGGDKPTKRVNLRYRCSLCKKAHNRKGIRLGKFELVEG